The Magnetospirillum sp. XM-1 genomic interval GCCATCGGTCATGTTTCGCCCAATCCCCCGTATGGTGCCTCGATGGATTCCCTGCTCGTATCGCTCGCCGTGGTCACCGCCGCCGAGATCGGCGACAAGACCCAGCTTCTGGCCCTTTTGCTCGCCGCCAAGTTCAGGAAGCCCTGGGCGGTGGTGGCCGGCATTTTCGTCGCCACCATCGCCAATCATGGACTGGCGGCGTGGGCGGGCGTCGAGGTGGCGCGCTGGATCGGTCCCGAAACGATGCGCTGGATCGTTGGCCTTTCTTTTATCGCCATGGCCGCCTGGACCCTGGTTCCCGACAAGATGGACGAGGACGACCAGCCCAAGACGTGGGAGAAGGCCGGCGCCTTCGTCGCCACCACCATCGCCTTCTTCCTGGTGGAGATCGGCGACAAGACGCAAATCGCCACAGTGGCCCTGGGGGCGCGGTTCGGCGATCTGCTGATGGTGACCACCGGCACCACGCTGGGCATGCTGATCGCCGACGTGCCCGCCGTGTTCGTGGGCAACGCCATGGCCGAGAAGCTGCCCCTGAAGCTGGTGCGCATGGTCGCCGCCGCCCTGTTCGCCATTTTGGGCGTGCTGGCGCTGACCGATCTGGGCAAGGCGGTGATGGGGTAGCTCGCCCTACGACCGGTGAATGGCAAACGGCGCCGAGGCCTGGCAGACCGGCATCATCTCGATGCGGTTGATGTTGACGTGGGCGGGAAGCGACGCCGCCCAGAACACCGCCTCGGCGATGTCCTCGGAGGTGAGCGGCGTGGTGCCCTCATAGACCTTGGCCGCCTTGTCCGCGTCGCCGTGGAAGCGCACCTGGGAGAACTCGCTGCCGCCGCACAGTCCCGGCTCGATATTGCTGACCCGCACCCTGGTCTTGACCAGATCGGCGATGAGGTTCAGCGAGAACTGGGTTACCGCCGCCTTGGTGGCTCCGTACATGTTGCCGCCGGGATAGGGATAGGTGCCGGCCACCGAGCTGATGTTGATCACATGGCCGCGGTCGCGCTCGACCATGCCGGGCAGGATGGCCCGCGTCATGTACATCAGGCCCTTGAGATTGGTGTCGATCATGGTCTCCCAGTCGTCCAGGTCAGCGGCCTGGGCGGGCTCCAGCCCCAGGGCCAGACCGGCATTGTTGACCAGGACATCCACCGGCCAGGCCACGGCGGCGGCGAAGGCGGCCACGGCGGCGCCATCACGCACGTCCAGGGCGGCCGCATGCACCGGCGCGGCGGCGCCCAGTTCGGCCTTCAATGCGTCCAGCCGCTCGGTCCGCCGGCCGCAGATCACCAGATTGGCGCCATTGGCGGCGAAGCGCCGGGCGATGGCGGCGCCGAAACCGGCGGTGGCGCCGGTGACCAGGACGGTGCGGTTCTTCCACATGCTATTCGTTGATCTCCGAGGGGCGGGGGGCGAGGGGACGGGCGGGGTCCACGTCACGGATCATCACCAGTTCCGGCATCACGGCCAGGGGATTCTCGATCTTCCAGATATAGACCTTGGAGGTGCCGAAGGGCTTGACCTGGGTGGCGTTGTGCTTGACCACGTTGCCGTCGGTGGTGATGCGGAACTCGCCCTCCATGTTGAGGCCCAGCTCGGCCAGGATCTGGGCGTCCGAGGGCTTCATGGCGTTGGCCCGGATGACGATGGCGCCGTTCTCCATGGAGCGCAGCGAGATCAGGCGGGCGTCGCGGCGGATCAGCGAGGTCAGCTGCACCTTGCCCAGGCGGCCGACCCGCTCGTATTCCACGGCGAAGCGGCCCTTGCCCTTGGCCTCGATCTTGCGGAAGGCGATGTCGCGGGCGAGGTCGCGGCGGATATTCTCCTGCCGCTCGGCCTCGTCCTCGGGCTTGATCTTATTCTTGCGGTAATCGTCCAGGATGGGGGCGAACATCAGGTCGCCCTTGTAGGTCAGCGAATAATCGCCGTACTTGGACAGGCGCAGTTCGCTCCTGAACTTGTCGGGGATGTAGCACGACGACAGCAGCAGCACAGCCGCCAGGACGCCGATCCGCTTCAGCCAGTCACCCGCCACCGTGCCCTCCGGACTTTTCCAAGGTCTTGGCAGCCTGCCACAGCGCCTCCATCTCGTCGAGGGTGGCGGCCTCGGCCGTGCGCCCGGAAGCCTTCAATTCCGTCTCGATGTGGCGGAAACGGCGCTCGAACTTGGTGTTGGCCCGCTTCAGGGCGCGCTCGGGGTCGACGTTCAGCTTGCGCGCCAGGTTGACGCAGACGAACAGCACGTCGCCCATCTCGTCC includes:
- a CDS encoding TMEM165/GDT1 family protein encodes the protein MDSLLVSLAVVTAAEIGDKTQLLALLLAAKFRKPWAVVAGIFVATIANHGLAAWAGVEVARWIGPETMRWIVGLSFIAMAAWTLVPDKMDEDDQPKTWEKAGAFVATTIAFFLVEIGDKTQIATVALGARFGDLLMVTTGTTLGMLIADVPAVFVGNAMAEKLPLKLVRMVAAALFAILGVLALTDLGKAVMG
- a CDS encoding SDR family NAD(P)-dependent oxidoreductase yields the protein MWKNRTVLVTGATAGFGAAIARRFAANGANLVICGRRTERLDALKAELGAAAPVHAAALDVRDGAAVAAFAAAVAWPVDVLVNNAGLALGLEPAQAADLDDWETMIDTNLKGLMYMTRAILPGMVERDRGHVINISSVAGTYPYPGGNMYGATKAAVTQFSLNLIADLVKTRVRVSNIEPGLCGGSEFSQVRFHGDADKAAKVYEGTTPLTSEDIAEAVFWAASLPAHVNINRIEMMPVCQASAPFAIHRS